GGAAGCATGAGTAAAACTTTGATGGGCACAATTTTAATCGTAGATGATAACCTCTCAGAACTGGAATTAATTAGCCATTATCTGAGAGAAGGAGGTTATACCGTCATCAATGCTGTTGGAGCCAAAGAAGCTCTCAATAAGGTTTTGGAGCAAAAGCCAGATGTGATTATTACCGATGTTGTCATGCCTGGAATGAGCGGTTTTGAGTTATGTCGTCGCCTCAAAACTCATCCTGATACAGAAAAGGTACCCATTGTCATTTGTTCTTCTAAAGACCAGGAAATTGATCGGCTTTGGGGAATGAAACAAGGTGCCGATGCCTACCTAACTAAACCTTTTACCCGCGAACAAATTCTTCGTGCCATCAAAGCCGTTGCCGTTTGATTCAACGCTTTAGCTGAAGAATCAAGACTAAAGACTGAAATAGATAGGGTGGTATACCAAAGGCTCTTGACAAAACGTTTCTCACATCTTTAATTAACCCCCACAAGGGCCGGAGATTGTACCCAAAAATCATAGTTCTTACTTCTTTTGTCAATGAATAGTTCAGCACTCGCCCACATTACAAAGCCCCATCCAAACAAGAAAAATCTGGGGGATGCCTATCTCAAATTTCAGTTTGGTCAACAAACACAGGCTGTTTTATCCATGAGTCAGGCACAGGAGGTTTTTGTCTTACCTGTTGGGCGTCTGACAGCCATGCCAAATATGCCTCCCTATGTCATGGGATTGTTAAATCGGCGTTCAAAAGTGCTGTGGGTCATTGACTTGGCTAAGATGCTGGGATTACCCGGAATCGAAACGAATGTTCAACATTACAATAGCGTAATTATCAATAGTGGGTCAGTCTCTCTATTGCTCATTGTGCAATCCGTTGAAGGGGTGTTGCGCCTAACACCAGAAAATATTCAACCCCCCCTGGGGCAAGTCTCATCAGGTCTAGTGCCCTATTTACGCGGATGTGTCTTGCTCGATACAGAAATTTTATTAGTGCTAGATGCCGAGGCGATTATGCGATCGCCTCTTCTACACAACACTTAGGCTCTATTCACTGGGGGATAGAAACGTCTGAATTGTTCAGGATGAAGGAGGAAAAAAGGTTCTACTCTCACCACCTAAAAATAATTAGAAAATCCTGGGATTCGTGAAAATTTACATTGACCTTAATTCTAACCATCCACCTAATTTTCATCCTTCATCCGCCACTTCGGGAAAGGAGCAAGAACCTGACATCTTTCCTCCTTAATTCGCAGTCCCCCAAAAAGCCAATTTATTATTATGTAATGGTGCTGGTTTCATGGTTAAACAATTCAATACAGCAAGCTCTGGTGATAATTCAATTCCTGATAGCATCAGCCAAAATAGCTCTCTTCACAATTCCTCATTTCATCCGGTCTTGGATGCCGAACCTGTTCGCACTGGCGTTACAAAATCCATGATGGATAGAACTTCACTTCAGAATGAGAGTACCCTGAAGGCTTACGTACCCCCTCAACCACTCAACAGCTCTAGTGCTGCGTCTTGGTGGGGGCGGATGAGCTTCAAAACCAAAGCAACCGCTTTAGCAATTGCCCTTGGCGTCCTCCCAGTCATGACGATTGGGGGAACCAGCTTGGTTATAACCCAAAGCGCTATCAATCAGGAACTCAAAGAGGCTGATGCATCGGGTCAAACCGTAAAAGCCCAACAAGCCAAAGCCCTAAACAATCAACTAGCCCTCATCCTACTTTTAGGCATGGGGGTAACAGGAGCACTGGCAGGTTTTTTAGCCACTCTCTTTGCCGAACAGACGACCCGAAAACTGCGACACGCCACTCATGCTCTTGATCAACTGAGCAAAGGGGAAGTGAATACCCGCCTATTGGTGGAAGGCTCTGACGAACTCGCTCTCCTCGGTTCTAACATCAACGGCATCGCTAACTTTGTTGAAACAATTGTTTTAGAGCAAAAAGCCAACCGGACGAAACTCCAAAACTATGCCGATACGTTGAGCGCCTCCACTCGTGGTGACAGCCAATTCCTTTTCGACCAAGCCGTCAATCAAGCCAAAGAGGAACTGGGCGTAGAACGTGTGGTCATCTATGGCTTTGAACCTGATTTATCCGGCTGCATCGTTGCCGAAGCCGTCGATCAGGGTTGGCCTAGAGCCTTAGCCGACCGCATCAGTGACCCTTGTATTCCAGGAAAACTCCTAGACGAGTACAAGAGAGGACGAGTCGTTCCCACCAGTGACACCCGGGCTACTAATTATTCCCCTGCACACCTACAGTTGTTAAACCGACTACAGGTAAAAGCCAACTTAGTGGTACCCATCGTCGCCGCCGGTAACCTCCTCGGTCTACTGGTGGCGCATCAGTGTTCCAGCACGCGGGTCTGGCAAGATACAGAAGTTCATTACCTCCAGCAGTTAGCCACTCAAGTCGGACTGTCCTTAACGGGTGTGAGTTTGGCGCAATCAAGAAAAGCCGAAGCCGAACGCGCCCAACAACTGAATGAAATTATCTCTCGTGTTCGGGAATCGATCAAAGTCGAAGAAATTTACCATTCTGCCATTACAGGCATCCGAGAAGCCTTAAAAACCGACCGCGTCATGGTCTATCTGTTTGACGAAAACTGGCAGGGAACCATTGTGGCGGAATCCGTAGGCAGTGGCTGGCCCAAAGCCTTGGGGGCAAACATTGCTGACCCCTGTTTTGCCGAGCAATATGTGGAGAAGTATAAGCGGGGTCGAGTCAAAGCCACCGAGAATATTTACGACGCGGGCTTAACCAAATGTTACCTGGGTCAACTCGAACCGTTTAAAGTCAAGGCCAATTTGGTCGCCCCGATTCTGGCAGAGGGCAAGTTACTCGGTTTGTTGGTGACCCATCAGTGTTCCAGCACGCGGCCTTGGCAGGAAGCGGATATCACTTTCTTTAAGCAGGTGGCGATTCAAGTTGGTTTTGCTTTAGACCAAGCTGCTCTGCTTGAGCAGCGAGAACAAGCCCGGATTGTCGCAGAAATGGTTTCTGTGGAGCAACGTCAAGAGAAAGAAGCCCTCCAGCTTCAACTGTTAGAACTGCTCAGTGATGTGGAAGGGGCAGCGAGGGGTGACCTGACGGTGCGGGCGGATGTCACCACTGGGGAAATTGGGACGGTGGCGGACTTCTTTAATGCGGTAATTGAGAGTCTGCGGGAAATTGTCACCAATGTGAAAACAGCCGCGACTCAGGTGAACACGTCACTGGGAGAAAATGAAGGGGCAATCCGTCAGCTTTCGGAAGAAGCCCTCAAGCAAGCTCTTGATACGACTCGCACCCTGGACTCGGTTCAAGAAATGAGCCGTTCGATTCAACAAGTGGC
The genomic region above belongs to Allocoleopsis franciscana PCC 7113 and contains:
- a CDS encoding response regulator, whose translation is MSKTLMGTILIVDDNLSELELISHYLREGGYTVINAVGAKEALNKVLEQKPDVIITDVVMPGMSGFELCRRLKTHPDTEKVPIVICSSKDQEIDRLWGMKQGADAYLTKPFTREQILRAIKAVAV
- a CDS encoding chemotaxis protein CheW produces the protein MNSSALAHITKPHPNKKNLGDAYLKFQFGQQTQAVLSMSQAQEVFVLPVGRLTAMPNMPPYVMGLLNRRSKVLWVIDLAKMLGLPGIETNVQHYNSVIINSGSVSLLLIVQSVEGVLRLTPENIQPPLGQVSSGLVPYLRGCVLLDTEILLVLDAEAIMRSPLLHNT
- a CDS encoding methyl-accepting chemotaxis protein; amino-acid sequence: MVKQFNTASSGDNSIPDSISQNSSLHNSSFHPVLDAEPVRTGVTKSMMDRTSLQNESTLKAYVPPQPLNSSSAASWWGRMSFKTKATALAIALGVLPVMTIGGTSLVITQSAINQELKEADASGQTVKAQQAKALNNQLALILLLGMGVTGALAGFLATLFAEQTTRKLRHATHALDQLSKGEVNTRLLVEGSDELALLGSNINGIANFVETIVLEQKANRTKLQNYADTLSASTRGDSQFLFDQAVNQAKEELGVERVVIYGFEPDLSGCIVAEAVDQGWPRALADRISDPCIPGKLLDEYKRGRVVPTSDTRATNYSPAHLQLLNRLQVKANLVVPIVAAGNLLGLLVAHQCSSTRVWQDTEVHYLQQLATQVGLSLTGVSLAQSRKAEAERAQQLNEIISRVRESIKVEEIYHSAITGIREALKTDRVMVYLFDENWQGTIVAESVGSGWPKALGANIADPCFAEQYVEKYKRGRVKATENIYDAGLTKCYLGQLEPFKVKANLVAPILAEGKLLGLLVTHQCSSTRPWQEADITFFKQVAIQVGFALDQAALLEQREQARIVAEMVSVEQRQEKEALQLQLLELLSDVEGAARGDLTVRADVTTGEIGTVADFFNAVIESLREIVTNVKTAATQVNTSLGENEGAIRQLSEEALKQALDTTRTLDSVQEMSRSIQQVAENARQAAVVARTASTTAETGGLAMDRSVQNILGLRETVAQTAKKVKRLGESSQQISKVVSLINQIALQTNLLAINAGIEAARAGEEGQGFAVVAEEVGELAARSAAATRDIEQIVENIQKETTEVVEAMELGTTQVVEGTHLVEDAKQSLNKILDVSRQIDTLVQSISTATVSQAETSQAVTELMKEIALVSERTSDSTRKVSGSLKETVGIAQELQASVGTFKVGD